A single window of Pseudanabaena sp. BC1403 DNA harbors:
- a CDS encoding N-acetylmuramoyl-L-alanine amidase, with protein sequence MGKIFISAGHGGFEGSFRDLSEVTGGAMETAELAATRDLVIAELRSRGISISIPSDDLNLSETIAWINARATSQDVALSLQIDIANASELRGTTGYYITNNALRKRQAEILTSALTKRVPEIINRGAKADTIAGIGSLSFCRQISVPSILLELVFSNNSQDKLLMQTRRRDYAIGIADGLQAWINETATTIPVYSPSNRPTNIKPVTHPEININLNGQSYEEKGILVSGNVFVPADLVDRLGFALNQIPLNCRLRYQGIVYVQAIALRELNTSVSWDSNTRTLYLKTIFKVFTGQIDQIMGVGNASEVQMLMFLKNNNEAVLTKYSDLPHIYREEAEIEGVNHDIAFCQMCIETGFLRFVKGIEPEQNNFASLGAAASSHTNGVGASFTDQRTGVRAHIQQLKAYASNAPLFQPLVAPRFNLVARGIAPVLHQLTGRWTIDPLYDRKILSLIRRLYESAGIF encoded by the coding sequence ATGGGTAAAATATTTATTTCCGCAGGTCACGGTGGTTTTGAGGGTTCATTTCGCGATCTAAGTGAGGTGACGGGTGGAGCGATGGAAACTGCTGAATTAGCTGCCACCAGAGACTTAGTGATTGCCGAATTGCGATCGCGGGGCATTTCGATCAGCATCCCTAGTGATGATTTAAATTTATCTGAGACGATCGCATGGATTAATGCAAGAGCTACATCTCAAGATGTGGCGTTGTCATTGCAAATAGATATTGCTAATGCTAGTGAGTTACGCGGTACAACTGGCTATTACATTACAAATAACGCCCTACGTAAACGGCAAGCAGAAATACTTACCAGCGCTTTAACTAAGCGTGTACCTGAAATCATCAATCGCGGCGCAAAAGCGGATACGATCGCGGGCATAGGTAGTTTGAGCTTTTGCCGCCAAATTTCAGTTCCTTCTATTTTACTGGAATTAGTTTTTTCTAACAATTCTCAAGATAAGTTATTAATGCAAACAAGGCGACGCGACTATGCGATCGGAATTGCCGATGGTTTGCAAGCATGGATTAACGAAACTGCCACGACGATTCCTGTATATTCGCCATCCAATCGCCCCACTAATATCAAGCCCGTTACTCATCCAGAGATTAATATCAATCTCAATGGTCAAAGTTATGAAGAAAAAGGGATTTTAGTTTCAGGCAATGTTTTTGTACCTGCTGATTTAGTCGATCGCCTCGGCTTCGCTCTCAACCAAATTCCTCTAAACTGTCGTCTCCGTTATCAAGGTATTGTCTATGTACAGGCGATCGCGCTACGCGAGCTCAATACTTCCGTATCTTGGGATAGCAATACACGCACTCTTTATTTGAAAACAATTTTCAAAGTTTTCACTGGACAAATCGATCAGATCATGGGGGTTGGAAATGCTTCGGAAGTGCAAATGCTGATGTTCCTTAAAAATAATAATGAAGCAGTTCTCACTAAATATAGCGATCTGCCGCATATATATCGCGAAGAAGCAGAAATTGAAGGGGTAAATCACGATATTGCTTTTTGCCAAATGTGTATTGAGACGGGATTTCTCAGATTTGTCAAAGGTATTGAGCCTGAGCAAAATAATTTTGCTAGTTTGGGTGCAGCAGCCAGTTCTCATACAAATGGAGTAGGAGCAAGTTTTACCGATCAGCGCACAGGAGTAAGAGCGCATATCCAACAACTTAAAGCCTATGCCAGTAATGCTCCGCTATTTCAACCACTCGTTGCACCCAGATTCAATTTGGTGGCGAGAGGTATTGCCCCAGTTTTACATCAACTAACTGGACGCTGGACGATCGATCCTCTCTACGATCGCAAAATACTC